The genomic DNA TTGCTGTGGTCGCCGAGGCGCTCCCAGAGGCGCTCGGGCCCCGACGAGATCCGGTCCCGCACCCGCTCGACCGCGTCGGGGTTGTCGTCGGACCCGCTCAGGTCGTCCAGGGCCTTGAGCGCCGCCGTCGTCGACGTGGTCAGCACGGTGGCCGCCTGGAGGGCGTCGGAGCGCGCGTCCGGCGCGCGCAGCTTGAGCGCCCGGACGAGCGGCGGCAGGGTCAGCCCCTGCAGCAGCAGCGTCCCGAAGGTGACGACCATGGCCGCGAAGATCAGCACCTCCCGCGACTCGACCTCCGGCGGGATCAGCAGCACGGTCGCCAGCGTGACGACGCCGCGCAGGCCGGCCCAGCCGACGACCAGCGTGGCCTGCCAGGGGACCTCGACCTCCTCGCCCTCGTCGCGGTGCCGACGGAACAGCGAGATCCTCATCAGGAAGACCCACACCATCCGCAGCACGATCACGGTGACGAAGACGGCGACGCACAGGCCCGCGATCTGACCCCCCGACAGCGGCGACTCCGCCAGCGCGGCCACGATCCGGCGCGCCTGGAGGCCGATGAGCAGGAAGACGGTGTTCTCCAGCAGGAACTGGATGGTGCTCCAGTTGATCCGTTCGTTCAGCCGGCTCTGACCCGTCTGGATGACCTGGCTCTTGTGCCCGAGCAGCAGGCCGGCGGTGACGACGGCGATCACGCCGGACCCGTGCAGCTCGTGGTAGCCGATCTCCTCGGCGGGCAGGTAGGCCGCGAACGGGACCATGAACGAGATGGCGGTGTCGTAGACGGCGTTGCGCACCCGGCGCCTGATCAGCACCGCGAGCAGCCCCACGGCCAGGCCCACCGCGACGCCACCGACCAGGGCGATCAGGAAGCCGACGCCCGCGTCGAAGGCGGAGAACTGGCCCACGGCGATGGCGGCCAGGGCCACGCGCAGGCAGGTGATGGCCGTCGCGTCGTTGACCAGCGACTCGCCCTCCAGGATCGTCACGACCTGTCGCGGCAGGCCGATCCGGCGGGCGATCGAGGTCGCGGCCACCGCGTCCGGCGGCGCGACGACGGCGCCGAGGGCCAGGGCGACGGCGAAGCTCACCGGCAGCAGCGCCCAGGTGACGAGGGCGACGCCGAGCGCGGTGATGAGGACGAGCAGGACCGACAGGTACGCGATCGGGCGCAGGTTGTGCCGGAAGTCGAGGATCGAGGTCCGGATCGCCGCCGAGT from Microlunatus sagamiharensis includes the following:
- a CDS encoding Na+/H+ antiporter, whose protein sequence is MCAVEIALEILALVAVVIAVSGLADKIKVSAPLLLLVVGVGASYIPFIDEPVLSSEVVLLGFLPPLLYSAAIRTSILDFRHNLRPIAYLSVLLVLITALGVALVTWALLPVSFAVALALGAVVAPPDAVAATSIARRIGLPRQVVTILEGESLVNDATAITCLRVALAAIAVGQFSAFDAGVGFLIALVGGVAVGLAVGLLAVLIRRRVRNAVYDTAISFMVPFAAYLPAEEIGYHELHGSGVIAVVTAGLLLGHKSQVIQTGQSRLNERINWSTIQFLLENTVFLLIGLQARRIVAALAESPLSGGQIAGLCVAVFVTVIVLRMVWVFLMRISLFRRHRDEGEEVEVPWQATLVVGWAGLRGVVTLATVLLIPPEVESREVLIFAAMVVTFGTLLLQGLTLPPLVRALKLRAPDARSDALQAATVLTTSTTAALKALDDLSGSDDNPDAVERVRDRISSGPERLWERLGDHSNGETPAETYRRLRLETLQVQRDAVLKVRSNGTVDHEVVEEVLDSFDIEESMLTIATDRADRIDQINSDVRTPVDPIGPCQHLADAPPEVEPDGDGRCLDCVREGLTPVHLRICLECGNVGCCDSSVGRHADKHFHSTHHPVMRSFEPGEDWRWCYKDERLG